The nucleotide sequence CGTAAAAAAACTTCTAGACGATATAAGAGACGGAGTAAGATATTATGACTTTATTGAAATAATGGCATGTCCTGGTGGATGTATAGGTGGTGGTGGACAACCAAAGAGCCTAGATCCAGATATTCTCAAAAAGCGTGCTTCGGCAATCTACTCAATTGACGAACTTAGTACACTTAGAAGATCACATGAAAATCCAGATATTCAAAAGCTTTATGAAGAATTTCTTGAAAAACCAAATAGCCATATTGCTCACGAATTACTACACACTTACTATACAGATAGATCAGTTAAAAATAAAGTAGTTACAGAATAAGGTCCTTTAAAAGCTTTTAAAAATTAAATAAAATATTCCTTTCTGAGGTTGAGGGAAGTTTATCCTGACACCAAGGAAAGGGGAAAAAGCTAGAAAATGCTAATAATGCATTAATTTTCCCCTTTCCTTGGAAAATAAAAAGGAAAGGGGATTTTTATATGGAAAGGTTTTATACAGTAGACATTATTGTTACAAATAGAGACGATGCATATGAAAAAGTGAATCAAATTTTACATGATTTTTCAAGGTATATTAAACTTAGAGTTGGATATCCAATAGAAAGCGAAAATATGGCAGTAATCTTTGTCCTCTTTAAAGCTACAAACGACATATTGGGAAGTTTTACTGGAAAATTAGGACAAATAAAAAATGTGAAAGTAAAAAGTATTCCAATTACAAAGGGGTGAAAGTATGTATGTGTTTATTAAAGAAAAAGATACACAAAAAACTTTTATCGATGAAAAAAAGATAAAAGAAAATCTATCCTCAAATCTTAATCCAGATAGTGAAAAAATACGCAATATATTACAAAAATCTCTCAATAAACAAAGACTTGATCCAGATGAAGTTGCTACTCTTTTGAATGCAAAAGATGAAAAGCAATGGGAGGAAATATTTGAGGCAGCAAGAACTTTAAAGGAAAAAGTATATGGTAACAGAATAGTTTTGTTTGCACCACTATACATTGGAAATGATTGTATCAATGATTGTGAATATTGTGGTTTTAGAATATCAAATAAAGAGGTTGTAAGGAAAACACTTTCCTTTGAAAAATTGAAAGAAGAAGTAAAAGCACTAGTTTCAAAAGGCCACAAACGCTTAATTGTAGTATATGGAGAACATCCAAAATATTCCCCTGAATTTATAGCTAAAACAATTGATATTATTTATAATACCAAACATGGTAACGGCGAAATTAGAAGAGTAAATGTTAATGCTGCTCCTCAAACTGTTGAAGGATATAAAATCATAAAAGAGGTGGGAATAGGTACATACCAGATCTTTCAAGAAACCTATCACTATCCAACATACAAAAAGCTCCACCCTCGCGGCCCAAAATCCAATTTTGCATGGAGGCTATATGGGCTTGACAGGGCAATGCTTGCTGGAATAGATGATGTTGGAATAGGTGCTTTATTTGGACTATATGATTGGAAATTTGAAGTAATGGGATTAATATATCACACCTTACATCTTGAAGAACGCTTTGGAGTAGGACCACACACAATTTCATTCCCAAGAATAGAGCCAGCAGTTGGAACACCTATAGCCGAAAGACCTCCTTATCAAGTTAGTGATGAAGATTTTAAAAAATTAGTTGCCGTTCTAAGACTTGCTGTTCCATATACTGGTTTAATTTTAACAGCAAGAGAACCGGCAGATCTCAGAAGGGAAGTTTTAAAACTTGGTGTATCTCAAATTGATGCAGGATCTAGCATAGGTGTTGGTTCATATTCTGAAACTGATCCAGAGGTGATAAGAAAGAGTCAGTTTATCTTAGGAGATACACGAACACTTGATGAGGTGATTTACGAACTTCTAAAAGAAGAGTATATACCTTCTTTCTGTACTGCTTGTTATAGAGCAGGAAGAACAGGAGAACACTTTATGGAATTTGCAATTCCCGGATTTGTCAAAAGATTTTGTACCCCCAACGCTCTTTTTACATTGAATGAGTACTTAAATGATTACGCTTCTGAAAAGACTTATAAGGAAGGAAAAAAAGTTTTGGAGAAAGAAATTAAAAAAATAGATGAAAAGCAGAAAAAGATTGTTTTAGATGGTTTAGAAAGAATAAACAAGGGGGACCGAGATGTCAGATTGTAATTTAAAGAGCATCTTAGAAAAAATTGCAAGAAAGTATAATTGCAAAATTTGGATCAACAAAAAAATAGGCCGTAGAATATCTTTTATAGAAAAGGCAGGGAATGAATATTATTTACCACCAATGGTGGTATATGAAGATGATAAATTTATAATTTTTGTCGAGAATTTAAAAAGAAGTGATGAAGAATTTAAAAAGCTTATTCAAGAGGTGGTTGATTGTGCACGAAATAATTAAGAAATTAAGAAAAGACTCTCTTACCATTGAAGAACTTGCGCATATAATTGAAAATGAGAAATATGATGAAGAGATATTAAATTATGCAAATGAAATTAGAGAAAAATATGTTGGAAATGAAGTTCATGTCAGGGCAATTATTGAATTTTCAAATTATTGCCGTATGGATTGTTTATATTGCGGTCTGAGGGCTCCAAATAAAAATATTAAAAGATATAGAATGAAAATTGATGAAATAATTGACAGGGCAAAATTAATTGCTGAAAGAGGCATAAAAACTGTTGTATTGCAATCCGGTGAGGATACATATTATACAAAGGAAATTATGTCTAATTTAATAAAAGAAATAAAAAAGTTCGATGTTGCAATAACTTTAAGTATCGGTGAAAGAGAGTTTGATGAATATAAGGCATGGAAAGAAGCAGGAGCAGATAGATACTTAATGAGACACGAAACTGCAGATGAAGCGTTATACAATAAACTCCATCCAAGTGATACTTTTGAAAATAGAAAAAGACACTTGTTTAAATTAAAAGAATTAGGTTACGAAGTAGGAGCAGGATGTATGGTTGGGCTTCCCGGGCAGGGGCCCATTGAACTTGCAAAAGATCTTATTTTTTTAAGAGATCTAGATTCAGATATGATAGGAATTGGTCCTTTTATACCAAATCCAGATACACCATTGAAAGACGAAAAAGGCGGTGATCTAAAGACAACGTTAAAAATCATAGCTCTTGCACGAATTTTAATCCCAACAGCAAATATTCCGGCAACTACTGCAATGGGAAGCTTGCATCCTTTTGGAAGACAATTAGCATTAAAATATGGGGCTAATGTAATTATGCCAAACTTAACTCCAAATCCATATAGACCAAATTATACATTATATCCAAATAAGATATGCTTATTTGAAGCAGATACAAGTTGTATTGAATGTACAAGAGCAATGATAAAAAGTTTAAATAGGGAAGTTGGAAAAAGCTATGGATTTAGGGTTAAAGCATCATAGACTTTTTCTCCATTTATAAATACCATTTCAAGTTTTTCCAAATTTTTGTCTTTGAATACAATAAAATCCGCTTTATAATTGGGCTTTAAAAGCCCAATTTTTTCATTAATCATATTTCCAGAATATTCAGTATATAATTTAATACTATCTTCAAATGAAAAGCCTAACTTTAAGGCACTTGAAATAATATATTTAGGATCAATAGGAGAAACAGGCCCATCACTTGAAAATGAAATTAAATAGCCCTCATCAAACATTCTTTTGAATGGATAGAGCATTAATCCTGATGTGTCGATGTTTTCTAAAATTTTTTGATCTTCAAAGTAAAAATGAGGTTGAACCGAAAATTTAAAATTTTTTAATTTTTCAAAATCTTTTTCTTTAATAAGCTGTGCATGAATTATTCTATGTTTATTGTACCTTCCAAAAAGTTCTATAAGTCTTGATATTGCTTCATCTCCAATTGCATGAACACAAACTTGTACATTATTTTTTTCTGCAAAGTCTAAAATCAATTTAAAATTTTCTGGTAAAGTATATGTTCCATAATTTTTTGAGTTTTTATATGGTCTTGACAAGAAAGCTGTTTTTCCACCTAATGAACCATCTGCAAAAAGTTTTATCCCAAAAATCTTTGAAATACCGTATTCCTTGTTGAATTCGTAATTCCAAGGTGTCTCCGCAAATAACTTTTCATATATTCTCAGCTTACTATCATTTAAAAGTTTTAATAATGTTTCAAAGTCAATTCCATGTAAATCATCTGAATGTACACTAGTTATTCCTTTAGAAATAAATTCATATTCTCCAGTCTTAAAAGCCTTAATATAGTATTCTTCGGGAAGTAATCGCCAAATTTTTTCTAAATCATTTTCATAGATAAAATAATCATTAAATCCTAGTATCTTTTGAGCATATTTATTTAGATATGCAACATGTCCACAAACCCTAATTAAAATCACAGGCTTTGTTATTGAATCAAAAAGGTATTTATCATTAATTTCAGTCCAGCCACGTCCAAGTATTATTTCTTCGCTAGATGAAAATACTTCATCTTGAAAATTATTACTATTTAAATTAAGCATTAATTTGCTTAACCCTACTCCTAATACATGAGCATGGGAATCAGAAAAACCTGGAAGGATGTATTTCCCCTCCAGGTCTATTTCTTGGGCACAATTTTTACAATCATCAACAAATATTCCATTTTTTACATACAAATCATTCTTTAAAAAACGTCCATTATCCCATACAAATGCATTTTTAATTTTTATCATGATAGTAATGCAGTTAACTCAACCAATTCCATATTTAGAGATTTTTTCTGTTTAAGAACTTCGTCCAGTTTAACAGGCACAATTTTACCACCTTGTAGCGCAGTCATAACGTAGCTGTTTCCACGTTTTAAAAATTCCACAGCGGCAACTCCCATTCTTGATGCGAGTAACCTATCAAAAGCTGTAGGTGAACCTCCTCTTTGAATATGCCCCAAAATTGTTATTCTTGTTTCATATCCAATCCTATGTTCTAAATGCCTTGCAACTGTATAAGCACTTGCAGCACCTTCAGCTACAACAACGATACAATTAATTTTACCCCTTTCCCTTTCTTTCAAAATTTTATTTCCTAATGCTTCATAATTTACGGGGATTTCTGGAATTACTATTGCCTCAGCACCAGTTACAAGACCAGCAACTGTTGCAATATATCCGGACGACCTTCCCATAACTTCAACAATAAATGCTCTCTCGTGAGAAGATGCAGTGTCTTTTAACTTTTGAATTGCATCAACAACTGTATTTAAACAAGTATCAACACCAATACTCATGTCAGTCATTGCAATATCATTATCAATTGTGCCTGGAATACCTACTACTGGCACCTTTTGTTCTTCTTCAAGAAACATTGCACCATGTAAACTCCCCTCACCGCCAATCACAATTAATCCTTCTACACCATGTTTTGCAAGGATTTTTGCAGCTTCTTGTCTTGTCTCTTTTCTCACAAATTCTGGACATCTACTACTTCTAAGAATCGTTCCACCTTTTTCCATTATTCCACCAACGGATGCAAAATCCATTTCTATAAAATCTTCATCCAAAAGTCCAGCGTAGCCTCTTTGAATTCCAAGAACTTGAATGTCATTTCTTACAGCATAACGAACTACAGCACGAATGGCGGCATTCATTCCAGGGGCATCTCCACCACTAGTCATAACAGCAATTTTTTTCATAAAATGCCTCCTTACTCATAAAATTAGTTTACATATAATATAATACCACAAAATAAGGTATTTTCAATAAATAGTGGTGGATAATTAACAATTTTTACGAATTTATGCCAATAATAAGCCTTACTTTTTTTATTACTTCCTGTGGATTTCTTGCAAAAACTCTTATCATTGCTTCTTTACCCCAAAATCCTTTGTCGTATATTACATCTGGAGGTGTATCTAAATTTTCAATAATACTATTTATTCCCCATTTTAATGATTGTCCCTCTATATTTTTAAATTCTTCTGGTTCCTTTTCACGTTTTAACTCGTAAACTTTTAAACCATATCTTTTAGCATTTTCAATATAATCTTCTTCATATCTTACATTGGTTGTGCATCTCATGTAGGGAAATTTCTTCATCATTTCAATCGTCATTCTGGCAGTATGAGATTTTCCTTCAAAAGTTGCTTTTCCAATAAAATATGGTTTGTCATTGACTAATCTTATTCTTCCGGGAAATTTTGCGACTTCTTCTTCATTTTTTGCTCCCATAATTGCATATGAAACGTTTTGCCCAACTTCTGGAATTGTATATCTACCAATTTCCATAATGTCTAACATTATTTTATTAAGTTCATCCAAGGTTTCATATTTTATCCAATCGCTTGAAAGCTTTTCCACTTCAACTCTTTGTGATGATCTTTTTAAAACTTTTAAAATTATATTCCCGGCTTCTTTTATTGCTTCTTCAGCAGGATATCCTTTTAAAACTAAGCACGAAAAGAGAGTTGTAAATACACAACCTGTGCCTCTAAAGTTACCATTTAATCTTTCATGGTAAAATTCTTTTCCTTTATAGGTTATTTTTATATACTCGCCTTCTAAATGCCCACCAGTAATAATCATATTATCAAATTTTCCTATTTTTTCTGCCTCTTCACTATTTACAACAACAAAGTCAGAAAGTTTAATATAGTTTTTAACTATATTTTCATCTAAAAATTTCAAGCCGTTTGATGATTGTAAAACAGGATTCCAAACAATTATTGTATCTTTATATATATCTCTAAGTTTTTCTATAATCTCAGGATTTGCAATTCCAACTTTTATAATTCCAACATCATCAAAGTATTTAATTTCTTCAAGAATCTCATTTGTATCTCTAAATCTTACACTTAATGATTTTGTTAATGTCTGAACGGTAAATGCACTTACTGTTGAATATATACTTACTCCCATAGCTGTTGCTACTGATATATCTTGAATCAATCCAGCCCCAGATGATGGGTCAAGCCCAGAAATGATTAACATTTTTTTCATTAAATCACCCCCAAAAATTTTAAAAGTTTATCCAAATCTTTATTGCATTGTGGCGTAGATTCAATAACAATATCTGCATCTAATTTCATAATTAGTTTTAGTAATTCAATATAGTATTTATTTTCACTCCAAGGTTTGTGATGACATATTTTATAAATCTTTTTATCTGCATAGTAAATGTGGAATTCTTCAATATATTCTTCCAAGAATTCAATAAATTTAAAAGGATTTATTCTCTCATCCAAAAGAAGATGTCCAATATCTATACATAGTTTTAAATTTAAATCTTGACATAAATTTTTATAGTCTTTTTCACTATAAAAAAATTTATTTCCATAAGTATTTTCAATTCTTATTTTTATAATACTGTTTAGTTCTTCCAAAAGAAATAAATTTTTATTCCATTCATCATTTTGAAGCGCATCCGGATAATGGACTATTAAATATTCTGACTTTATTTGTTTTGCAAAATATGCACTTCTTAAAATTTTAGAAAATGTAAAATGGTAGTCTGAATGTGTTAATTTTGGATGATTTTTCAATTTAAAGATAAATGGTGAATGGACTCCTATGGATTTGCCTTTTATAACATTTAAATTGTTAATATACTTTGGATCTATAAATCCAATTTCAAATAGATTTGAAAATTTAAATTTTTCTGTTAAATATTTGATCATCCTTAAATCACTTTTTACAACACTTGTAGATACTCCCAGCCTTTGCATATTATTCTTCTAAATACTCCTCTACAACTTTAAGAGCACAAAATGGGCCACACATAGAACAACCTTTTCCTGAGTAGGGGCGAGCACTTAAATATCTTTCAACAATTTCTTTATCAAGTGATACTTCTTTTATCCCTTGCCAATCTAAATTTTTCCTTGAAATTGCTAATTTGTAATTTTCATCAATAAACTTTCCTCTTGAAAAATCTGCAGCCATAGCAGCAATTTTTGCAGCAATAACACCTTTTTTTACATCTTCAACATTTGGCAAAGATAAATGTTCTGAAGGAGTCACATAACAAATAAAGTCTGCTCCACTTCTTGCAGCAATTGCTGCTCCTATTGCAGAAGTTATATGATCATAACCAGGAGCAATATCTAATACTATAGGGCCAAGTAAGAATACCGGTGAATTTTTTCCATATTTTTTCATTAAATTTACTGTTGTTTCTATCTGATCAAGTGGAACATGACCTGGACCTTCTAACATTACTTGAACATTCTTTTTTCTAGCCTTTTCAACCAATTCTTCAAATATAAACCATTCTTCTAATTGTAATCTGTCTAAAGAATCAAATAAGTTCCCTGGTCTTAATGAATCACCAAGACTTAAAGTTACATCGTATTCTCTTGCAATATCAAGTACTTCATCAAAGTATTTGTAAAACGGATTTTCTAGATTGTTTTTAATTATCCATCCTGCAATAATTGATCCACCTCTACTAACTATTTTCATTATTCTTTTTGAGCTTTTTAATTTTTTAACGATATCTTTAGTTATACTTATATGTAAGGTCACGAAATCCACACCTTGTTTTGCATGTTTCTCAAATATTTTTAAGAAATCTTTTTCACTAAAATCAACAACATTCTTTTTTTTCTGATAAGAAATTACAGCTGCATCATAAATTGGAACAGTTCCAACGGGAATATCTGAATTCTTAATTATGAATTCTCTTTGCTCATCTAGATTCCCCCATGTTGAAAGTAACATAACACTATTTGCTCCCACAGCTTTGGCAGTATTAAATTTCTCTTTTTCATATTCAAAATCATCATATCCAAATGATGTTCCAATATTTGCGTTTACTTTTACAGTTAAACCTTCACCAATTCCCATAAACTTTTTTAATGACGTATGATTTTTATTGTGCGGAATTACAATTTTTCCATTCAATAATCCTTCTATAATTTTATTTACACTAACATTTTCATGCTCAGCAATTTTTTCTATTTCACTACATTTTTCACCATTTTTAACCTTTTCAATTAGCGTCATTATTTCACCTCTATGGATAATTTTTCTAATATTTTATTTGCAACTTTTAAACCTGATTTAATCATCCCGCCGAAAATTGGTCCCATTCTGGGGCCACCACCTACTGAAACTGCAGCCATTCCCATTACGTAAAGTCCTGGGAAAACTTCTTTAGTATTTTCAACTACAAATTTTTCTCCTTCTTTTGCATTCATAGGATACTCCCTAATTTTCCCTATAGGAAGGTCGATATCAATTCCTCTATCAACTAACATATTCACAACATTTGCAGGATGTCCCGTACCATCAACTACGAACTTTGCCATAATTGTTATAGGATCAACATGGAGTTTTTGCCTTATAACTGGTGCCCAATTTATTACAATTCCATTCACTTTATTTTCATATAATACAATATCTTCAACTATAACATTATTGAATAAAATTGCACCAGCTTTAGTAGCATTGTATAGCAAAGAAGACGCAAAATGTACAGAATCAACTGAAATAAAATTGTTTTTAATTAAGTAATTCATTCCTAATTCATCTAAAAAAGATTTAATATCGTTTTCAACAACTAGTTCATTAAACATCATTCCTCCACCCCATGTACCACCACCAGGTTCGTTTTTTGCTTCAAATATAGCAACTTTCAATCCTTTTTTTGAAAGATAGTAGGAAGCCGATAAAG is from Thermosipho africanus Ob7 and encodes:
- a CDS encoding TM1266 family iron-only hydrogenase system putative regulator — translated: MERFYTVDIIVTNRDDAYEKVNQILHDFSRYIKLRVGYPIESENMAVIFVLFKATNDILGSFTGKLGQIKNVKVKSIPITKG
- the hydG gene encoding [FeFe] hydrogenase H-cluster radical SAM maturase HydG, which translates into the protein MYVFIKEKDTQKTFIDEKKIKENLSSNLNPDSEKIRNILQKSLNKQRLDPDEVATLLNAKDEKQWEEIFEAARTLKEKVYGNRIVLFAPLYIGNDCINDCEYCGFRISNKEVVRKTLSFEKLKEEVKALVSKGHKRLIVVYGEHPKYSPEFIAKTIDIIYNTKHGNGEIRRVNVNAAPQTVEGYKIIKEVGIGTYQIFQETYHYPTYKKLHPRGPKSNFAWRLYGLDRAMLAGIDDVGIGALFGLYDWKFEVMGLIYHTLHLEERFGVGPHTISFPRIEPAVGTPIAERPPYQVSDEDFKKLVAVLRLAVPYTGLILTAREPADLRREVLKLGVSQIDAGSSIGVGSYSETDPEVIRKSQFILGDTRTLDEVIYELLKEEYIPSFCTACYRAGRTGEHFMEFAIPGFVKRFCTPNALFTLNEYLNDYASEKTYKEGKKVLEKEIKKIDEKQKKIVLDGLERINKGDRDVRL
- the hydE gene encoding [FeFe] hydrogenase H-cluster radical SAM maturase HydE, which translates into the protein MHEIIKKLRKDSLTIEELAHIIENEKYDEEILNYANEIREKYVGNEVHVRAIIEFSNYCRMDCLYCGLRAPNKNIKRYRMKIDEIIDRAKLIAERGIKTVVLQSGEDTYYTKEIMSNLIKEIKKFDVAITLSIGEREFDEYKAWKEAGADRYLMRHETADEALYNKLHPSDTFENRKRHLFKLKELGYEVGAGCMVGLPGQGPIELAKDLIFLRDLDSDMIGIGPFIPNPDTPLKDEKGGDLKTTLKIIALARILIPTANIPATTAMGSLHPFGRQLALKYGANVIMPNLTPNPYRPNYTLYPNKICLFEADTSCIECTRAMIKSLNREVGKSYGFRVKAS
- a CDS encoding amidohydrolase; this encodes MIKIKNAFVWDNGRFLKNDLYVKNGIFVDDCKNCAQEIDLEGKYILPGFSDSHAHVLGVGLSKLMLNLNSNNFQDEVFSSSEEIILGRGWTEINDKYLFDSITKPVILIRVCGHVAYLNKYAQKILGFNDYFIYENDLEKIWRLLPEEYYIKAFKTGEYEFISKGITSVHSDDLHGIDFETLLKLLNDSKLRIYEKLFAETPWNYEFNKEYGISKIFGIKLFADGSLGGKTAFLSRPYKNSKNYGTYTLPENFKLILDFAEKNNVQVCVHAIGDEAISRLIELFGRYNKHRIIHAQLIKEKDFEKLKNFKFSVQPHFYFEDQKILENIDTSGLMLYPFKRMFDEGYLISFSSDGPVSPIDPKYIISSALKLGFSFEDSIKLYTEYSGNMINEKIGLLKPNYKADFIVFKDKNLEKLEMVFINGEKVYDALTLNP
- the pfkA gene encoding 6-phosphofructokinase codes for the protein MKKIAVMTSGGDAPGMNAAIRAVVRYAVRNDIQVLGIQRGYAGLLDEDFIEMDFASVGGIMEKGGTILRSSRCPEFVRKETRQEAAKILAKHGVEGLIVIGGEGSLHGAMFLEEEQKVPVVGIPGTIDNDIAMTDMSIGVDTCLNTVVDAIQKLKDTASSHERAFIVEVMGRSSGYIATVAGLVTGAEAIVIPEIPVNYEALGNKILKERERGKINCIVVVAEGAASAYTVARHLEHRIGYETRITILGHIQRGGSPTAFDRLLASRMGVAAVEFLKRGNSYVMTALQGGKIVPVKLDEVLKQKKSLNMELVELTALLS
- a CDS encoding thiamine-phosphate synthase family protein — translated: MKKMLIISGLDPSSGAGLIQDISVATAMGVSIYSTVSAFTVQTLTKSLSVRFRDTNEILEEIKYFDDVGIIKVGIANPEIIEKLRDIYKDTIIVWNPVLQSSNGLKFLDENIVKNYIKLSDFVVVNSEEAEKIGKFDNMIITGGHLEGEYIKITYKGKEFYHERLNGNFRGTGCVFTTLFSCLVLKGYPAEEAIKEAGNIILKVLKRSSQRVEVEKLSSDWIKYETLDELNKIMLDIMEIGRYTIPEVGQNVSYAIMGAKNEEEVAKFPGRIRLVNDKPYFIGKATFEGKSHTARMTIEMMKKFPYMRCTTNVRYEEDYIENAKRYGLKVYELKREKEPEEFKNIEGQSLKWGINSIIENLDTPPDVIYDKGFWGKEAMIRVFARNPQEVIKKVRLIIGINS
- a CDS encoding TIM barrel protein; the encoded protein is MQRLGVSTSVVKSDLRMIKYLTEKFKFSNLFEIGFIDPKYINNLNVIKGKSIGVHSPFIFKLKNHPKLTHSDYHFTFSKILRSAYFAKQIKSEYLIVHYPDALQNDEWNKNLFLLEELNSIIKIRIENTYGNKFFYSEKDYKNLCQDLNLKLCIDIGHLLLDERINPFKFIEFLEEYIEEFHIYYADKKIYKICHHKPWSENKYYIELLKLIMKLDADIVIESTPQCNKDLDKLLKFLGVI
- the thiC gene encoding phosphomethylpyrimidine synthase ThiC, whose product is MTLIEKVKNGEKCSEIEKIAEHENVSVNKIIEGLLNGKIVIPHNKNHTSLKKFMGIGEGLTVKVNANIGTSFGYDDFEYEKEKFNTAKAVGANSVMLLSTWGNLDEQREFIIKNSDIPVGTVPIYDAAVISYQKKKNVVDFSEKDFLKIFEKHAKQGVDFVTLHISITKDIVKKLKSSKRIMKIVSRGGSIIAGWIIKNNLENPFYKYFDEVLDIAREYDVTLSLGDSLRPGNLFDSLDRLQLEEWFIFEELVEKARKKNVQVMLEGPGHVPLDQIETTVNLMKKYGKNSPVFLLGPIVLDIAPGYDHITSAIGAAIAARSGADFICYVTPSEHLSLPNVEDVKKGVIAAKIAAMAADFSRGKFIDENYKLAISRKNLDWQGIKEVSLDKEIVERYLSARPYSGKGCSMCGPFCALKVVEEYLEE
- a CDS encoding sulfide-dependent adenosine diphosphate thiazole synthase; its protein translation is MWDYEVSKIIVERFFEKLNDNLNVDVAIVGGGPSALSASYYLSKKGLKVAIFEAKNEPGGGTWGGGMMFNELVVENDIKSFLDELGMNYLIKNNFISVDSVHFASSLLYNATKAGAILFNNVIVEDIVLYENKVNGIVINWAPVIRQKLHVDPITIMAKFVVDGTGHPANVVNMLVDRGIDIDLPIGKIREYPMNAKEGEKFVVENTKEVFPGLYVMGMAAVSVGGGPRMGPIFGGMIKSGLKVANKILEKLSIEVK